A single genomic interval of Alteromonas sp. BL110 harbors:
- the pdeM gene encoding ligase-associated DNA damage response endonuclease PdeM: protein MAITDAWLTEKVSQRQITITKYADYLWLLDARGVAYLPVCDWLIVSDLHLEKGSYLRSYANPLPSLDSTATLKRLESIIDDYKPKRVISLGDSFHDKHSMSRMTNEDREHLCRLVDNVNEWMWVEGNHDPDLPEGIPGTPCFEVVLDNMVFRHEPELNEKREQVIGHYHPKKRTTISRRRYSGKCFTNNNSLFVMPAFGQFTGGLDIDEDVMLTLLPKLPRQVFMLCDGIIFKI, encoded by the coding sequence TTGGCAATAACCGACGCGTGGCTAACTGAAAAAGTCAGCCAGCGCCAAATCACTATCACGAAATACGCAGACTACTTGTGGTTATTAGACGCACGTGGTGTGGCGTATTTACCCGTATGCGACTGGCTTATTGTGTCCGATCTTCACTTAGAAAAAGGCAGCTATTTACGCAGCTATGCTAACCCCTTACCCAGCTTAGACTCCACTGCTACACTCAAACGCCTGGAAAGTATTATTGATGATTATAAGCCTAAGCGGGTAATCAGCTTAGGTGACAGTTTTCACGATAAGCATAGCATGTCCCGTATGACCAATGAGGACCGTGAGCATTTATGTAGGCTTGTTGATAACGTCAATGAATGGATGTGGGTAGAAGGCAACCATGACCCAGATTTGCCTGAGGGCATTCCAGGCACGCCATGTTTTGAAGTAGTGCTAGATAATATGGTATTCAGGCATGAGCCGGAATTAAACGAAAAGCGAGAGCAAGTTATCGGTCACTATCACCCTAAAAAGCGCACCACCATTTCTCGACGCCGTTACTCGGGCAAATGCTTTACCAACAACAACAGTCTATTTGTAATGCCCGCCTTCGGGCAGTTCACCGGCGGGTTAGACATAGACGAAGATGTAATGCTAACGCTTCTTCCCAAGCTGCCCCGTCAGGTTTTCATGCTCTGTGACGGCATAATCTTCAAAATATAG
- a CDS encoding carbon-nitrogen hydrolase has protein sequence MRPVKLKVGLVQQAVADNDKATNWNKSAEQVAKLAAEGCECILLQELHSTLYFCQQEDTDAFDLAEPIPGPATDFFGELAEKHNIVLVTSLFEKRGSGLYHNTAVVFDRSKEIAGKYRKMHIPDDPGFYEKFYFTPGDMGFTPIETSVGKLGVLVCWDQWYPEAARLMAMAGADLLFYPTAIGWDLTDTEEERTRQHGAWETIQRSHAVANSVPVIVANRTGFEASPVEGDPGIQFWGQSFVAGPQGEILAKAEADGETTLSVKLDMERTEQVKRIWPYFRDRRIDAYDELTKRWRD, from the coding sequence ATGCGCCCAGTTAAGCTAAAAGTTGGTCTGGTACAACAGGCCGTTGCCGACAACGACAAAGCAACGAACTGGAATAAAAGTGCCGAGCAAGTTGCCAAATTAGCAGCTGAAGGTTGCGAGTGTATTTTGCTTCAAGAACTGCACAGCACCCTGTATTTTTGCCAGCAAGAAGATACTGACGCCTTTGACTTAGCTGAACCTATACCAGGTCCAGCAACAGACTTTTTTGGTGAGTTAGCCGAAAAGCACAACATCGTGTTAGTCACGTCTTTGTTTGAAAAACGCGGCTCAGGTTTGTATCACAACACCGCTGTTGTATTTGACCGCAGTAAAGAGATTGCGGGTAAGTACCGTAAAATGCATATTCCTGATGACCCTGGCTTTTACGAGAAGTTTTACTTTACGCCGGGCGATATGGGCTTCACACCAATTGAAACAAGCGTTGGTAAACTTGGTGTTTTAGTATGTTGGGATCAGTGGTATCCAGAAGCGGCTCGTCTAATGGCGATGGCTGGGGCAGACTTGTTGTTCTACCCTACAGCTATTGGCTGGGACTTAACTGACACAGAAGAAGAGCGTACTCGTCAACACGGCGCATGGGAAACCATACAGCGCTCTCATGCTGTGGCAAACTCAGTACCGGTAATCGTGGCGAACCGCACTGGTTTTGAAGCGTCACCAGTTGAAGGCGACCCAGGTATTCAGTTCTGGGGTCAGAGCTTTGTAGCAGGCCCGCAAGGTGAGATTTTGGCAAAAGCTGAGGCTGATGGTGAAACAACGCTATCAGTAAAGCTTGATATGGAACGTACCGAGCAGGTTAAGCGCATTTGGCCTTACTTTCGCGACCGTCGCATAGACGCCTACGACGAACTAACTAAACGCTGGCGCGACTAA
- a CDS encoding agmatine deiminase family protein: MLGNRIMAPEWHDIDAVMLAWPHAQTDWAPWLEEARATYLNVISAVNRNNAGVILLCAPSDVDDLTPRLPENAQVLIVAASFNDTWMRDYGFITCKDNEGNGSPVEFRFNGWGNKFDASEDNLVNQRYLAAMCKSALRSSPIVAEGGALEIDENGHLLSTAQCLLNPERNGDMSLSAYEDAFKDMLGCSKVTVLQHGHLEGDDTDGHIDTLVRFTPNKGLVIQACNNRPNDSHFEGLKALCDECALELPEHEQFHLPLPHIVNDEGDRLPASYANYLICNKAILLPVYGEEEDAEAIETVQKAHPNHIVEPIDCSVLVRQYGSLHCISMQVPTNTLKDSIITTLKKGVSLHAPS, translated from the coding sequence ATGCTCGGCAACCGTATTATGGCGCCAGAATGGCACGACATTGATGCTGTGATGTTGGCATGGCCGCACGCACAAACTGATTGGGCTCCATGGTTGGAAGAAGCAAGAGCGACCTACCTGAACGTGATTTCAGCAGTAAATCGCAATAACGCGGGTGTCATTTTATTGTGCGCGCCGAGTGACGTTGACGACCTTACGCCCCGTTTACCCGAAAATGCTCAGGTGCTTATCGTCGCCGCGTCGTTTAATGATACATGGATGCGCGACTACGGCTTTATTACGTGTAAAGACAATGAAGGTAATGGCTCGCCTGTAGAGTTTCGTTTTAACGGTTGGGGTAACAAATTTGACGCTTCTGAAGATAACCTTGTCAATCAGCGTTACCTCGCCGCCATGTGCAAATCTGCGCTACGCAGCAGCCCGATTGTGGCAGAAGGCGGTGCGTTAGAGATTGATGAAAATGGCCACTTATTAAGTACGGCACAGTGCTTACTTAATCCTGAGCGAAATGGCGATATGTCGCTCAGTGCTTACGAAGATGCATTTAAAGACATGCTAGGTTGCAGCAAGGTTACTGTATTACAGCATGGTCATTTAGAAGGCGATGATACTGACGGCCACATCGACACTCTAGTGCGCTTTACCCCGAATAAAGGCTTAGTGATTCAGGCGTGTAACAACCGTCCTAACGACAGTCACTTCGAAGGTTTGAAGGCATTATGCGATGAGTGCGCCCTTGAATTGCCAGAGCATGAACAATTTCATTTACCGCTGCCTCATATAGTAAACGATGAAGGTGATCGCTTGCCGGCGTCGTATGCCAATTACTTAATTTGTAATAAGGCTATTTTGTTGCCCGTATACGGTGAAGAAGAAGATGCCGAAGCTATTGAGACGGTGCAAAAAGCACATCCCAATCATATTGTTGAACCAATTGATTGTAGTGTACTCGTAAGACAATACGGCAGCTTGCATTGTATTTCTATGCAAGTACCCACAAATACGTTAAAAGATTCGATTATCACCACCTTAAAGAAAGGAGTGTCATTACATGCGCCCAGTTAA
- a CDS encoding alpha/beta hydrolase family protein, whose product MTINKLLLTLSLFFFTLGSPHTHAETPKASEFQTESFFKDAKYKLFSVNPSGTAIAYIEPKSDSYNLIIHDLVRGTKDDPITFERQQMHVQHSNRIMSWERHFNYIAELVWLSDNFISLKQYSNGRFHRYVIVEFADRTKTPNPPFRLSYISQPGHWVDTLPNKPSNAIFARYEDDDEYDYYVDLFNLDLSKKIKESNFRRKFKLNKSGPDLQDWIFDAKGWRLGGSRTFNGITEIFARTGSKPRKYRYKEMWKSDKNDAVKVVGGSESGDELYVLTNHRSDKINLRRFNIQNKQFDGIIFEHPSYDLKSVIRHPETKEIIGVSFLEKGMGKQLYFSDNYNELTTRLKTMSQIDGIYAIDMDTSGNNILFVADDSANPEQIFHYNRQSDTFTHLVDLYPWLSNKKLGKTALLKLQSEDGVGLEAFLTLPEVQNPPLVVIPHGGPIGVNDSRHYSGSIQVLVDAGFATLQVNYRGSSGYGKSFKQQGMQQWGRLIEDDIEQALSYAKTHYEVDANNVCIIGGSYGGYSALYSIIRSPELYQCAASFAGVTDLALQFQRSDVQNDDIMTILTEIIGNPNTQKEELFKYSPLYQFKGITKPVFIAHGTDDTVVDIEHAYRLHFALKDNNITHEWMVFDDVGHGFDYVEDEAKYYNALIKFLSKHLKKANATATQS is encoded by the coding sequence ATGACGATTAATAAACTGCTGCTTACTCTTTCACTGTTTTTTTTCACCCTTGGCTCACCGCATACTCATGCTGAAACGCCAAAAGCCTCTGAATTCCAGACCGAGTCTTTTTTCAAAGACGCAAAATATAAACTGTTTTCAGTAAACCCTTCCGGTACGGCCATTGCCTATATCGAACCTAAAAGTGATTCATACAATTTAATCATTCACGATCTAGTGCGTGGCACCAAAGATGACCCTATCACGTTTGAGCGTCAACAAATGCATGTTCAGCATTCAAACAGAATAATGTCGTGGGAACGTCACTTCAATTACATTGCCGAATTAGTATGGCTCTCCGATAATTTTATTTCATTGAAACAATACTCCAACGGTCGATTCCATCGTTATGTGATTGTTGAGTTTGCTGACCGTACTAAAACACCAAATCCGCCGTTTCGTTTATCATATATTTCACAACCTGGTCATTGGGTAGACACGCTTCCAAATAAGCCATCTAACGCTATTTTTGCTCGTTATGAAGATGATGATGAATACGACTACTATGTTGACCTTTTTAACTTAGATTTGTCGAAGAAAATCAAAGAAAGTAACTTTCGGCGCAAATTCAAATTGAATAAGTCAGGACCAGACTTACAAGACTGGATATTTGATGCAAAAGGATGGCGATTAGGGGGGAGTAGAACCTTTAATGGTATAACCGAAATTTTCGCAAGAACCGGATCAAAGCCTCGTAAATATCGCTATAAGGAAATGTGGAAAAGCGATAAGAATGACGCGGTTAAAGTAGTGGGAGGCAGTGAGTCGGGAGATGAACTGTACGTGTTAACTAACCATCGCAGCGATAAAATCAATTTAAGACGCTTTAATATTCAAAATAAACAGTTTGATGGCATTATATTTGAGCACCCTAGCTATGATCTAAAAAGCGTTATAAGACACCCTGAAACCAAAGAGATTATTGGCGTATCTTTCCTTGAAAAAGGAATGGGCAAGCAACTCTACTTTTCCGATAATTACAACGAGCTAACCACTCGCCTAAAAACCATGTCTCAAATTGATGGTATTTACGCTATAGACATGGACACTTCGGGAAATAATATCCTTTTTGTTGCAGATGACAGCGCTAATCCAGAGCAAATCTTCCATTACAATCGCCAAAGTGACACTTTTACTCACCTAGTCGATTTATATCCTTGGCTTTCGAACAAGAAACTTGGCAAAACAGCACTATTGAAACTTCAGTCGGAAGACGGAGTAGGGTTGGAAGCCTTTCTTACATTGCCAGAGGTTCAAAACCCACCATTAGTTGTTATCCCTCATGGCGGCCCTATTGGCGTAAATGATTCTCGTCACTACTCTGGCAGCATTCAAGTACTGGTTGATGCCGGTTTCGCAACTTTACAAGTCAACTATAGAGGGTCGTCAGGTTACGGAAAATCATTTAAACAACAAGGCATGCAACAGTGGGGACGCCTTATTGAAGATGATATTGAACAAGCATTGTCATACGCCAAGACGCACTATGAAGTCGATGCAAACAATGTTTGTATTATTGGAGGCAGCTACGGTGGTTACTCGGCATTGTACAGTATTATTCGCTCTCCTGAACTGTATCAGTGCGCTGCCTCATTTGCCGGAGTTACAGACCTTGCACTGCAGTTTCAGCGAAGTGACGTACAAAACGACGATATTATGACGATATTAACCGAGATCATTGGTAACCCTAATACGCAAAAAGAAGAGTTATTTAAATACTCGCCTTTGTATCAATTCAAAGGTATCACTAAGCCTGTTTTTATCGCACATGGTACCGATGACACTGTAGTTGATATAGAGCACGCTTATCGCCTGCACTTTGCCTTGAAAGATAACAATATTACGCATGAGTGGATGGTTTTTGACGACGTAGGGCATGGTTTCGACTATGTAGAAGACGAAGCAAAATACTACAATGCGCTTATCAAATTCCTGAGTAAACATCTTAAAAAAGCCAACGCTACTGCGACACAAAGCTAG
- the folM gene encoding dihydromonapterin reductase encodes MNSPVLITGASQRLGLAMAESLLEQDHRVVVTYRTHRSSISKLEEKGATVLQADFSTEAAIDRAIDEIKAISKTYRGIIHNASDWAQEKDSSNKQDLMERMMMIHAVAPYRINLALEEALCGCEVQADIIHMTDYVQDTGSEKHMAYAASKAALQNLTLSFAKKLAPQVKVNSIAPALLMFNEGDDDAYKQKALKKSLLEMVPGAKEAVKAMNYLFDSDYVTGQTLHLNGGRHLK; translated from the coding sequence TTGAACTCACCTGTACTGATAACAGGCGCTAGCCAACGTTTGGGCTTGGCGATGGCCGAAAGCTTACTCGAACAAGATCATCGCGTTGTTGTGACTTACCGAACCCATCGCTCGAGTATTTCAAAGCTTGAGGAAAAAGGCGCAACAGTTTTACAAGCGGATTTTAGCACTGAGGCGGCTATTGATCGAGCAATTGATGAGATTAAGGCAATCAGTAAAACCTATCGAGGGATCATTCACAACGCATCAGATTGGGCACAAGAGAAAGATAGTAGTAACAAGCAAGACTTAATGGAACGCATGATGATGATTCATGCGGTTGCCCCCTATCGCATTAATTTAGCATTAGAAGAAGCACTGTGCGGTTGTGAAGTGCAAGCTGACATTATTCATATGACTGATTATGTGCAAGATACTGGCAGTGAAAAGCACATGGCTTATGCGGCAAGCAAAGCTGCGTTGCAAAACCTCACCCTATCCTTTGCCAAAAAGCTAGCGCCACAAGTGAAAGTGAATAGCATTGCACCTGCTTTACTCATGTTCAACGAAGGCGACGACGATGCTTACAAGCAAAAAGCGTTAAAGAAGTCTTTACTTGAAATGGTTCCTGGCGCAAAAGAAGCCGTAAAGGCCATGAATTACTTATTCGATAGCGATTACGTCACAGGCCAAACATTGCACCTTAATGGCGGGCGACATTTAAAATAA
- the folE gene encoding GTP cyclohydrolase I FolE, which translates to MLAKEAVIVRDALDPSISEPAQRVREALEAKGLETPMVANGLSDEQKRKRIESAMRDVMDTLGLDLTDDSLCDTPTRIAKMYVNEIFGGLDYHKFPKITAIENKMQIDQPVQVSDISLTSTCEHHFVTIDGTATVSYIPKDTVIGLSKINRLVSFFAQRPQVQERLTQQVLVALQTLTNTEDVAVSINATHYCVKARGIRDTNSYTKTSALGGRFLTDNELKREFFR; encoded by the coding sequence ATGTTAGCAAAAGAAGCGGTAATTGTGCGTGATGCACTAGACCCCTCTATATCAGAGCCGGCACAACGTGTACGTGAAGCATTAGAAGCCAAGGGGTTAGAAACGCCTATGGTGGCTAATGGACTTTCTGATGAACAAAAGCGCAAACGAATTGAAAGCGCTATGCGTGACGTAATGGATACGCTTGGCCTTGATCTTACTGATGACAGCTTGTGCGACACGCCCACCCGTATTGCCAAAATGTACGTTAATGAGATTTTCGGCGGCTTGGATTACCACAAGTTCCCCAAGATTACTGCTATCGAAAACAAAATGCAGATAGACCAGCCTGTTCAGGTATCTGACATCAGCTTAACGAGCACCTGTGAACATCATTTTGTGACCATTGATGGTACAGCGACGGTGTCATACATACCTAAAGATACGGTGATTGGTCTTTCAAAAATAAACCGCCTTGTAAGCTTCTTTGCTCAACGTCCTCAGGTACAAGAACGTTTAACACAGCAGGTGTTAGTCGCGCTGCAAACATTAACGAATACAGAAGATGTTGCTGTGAGTATTAATGCTACGCACTATTGCGTAAAGGCGAGAGGAATTAGAGATACTAACTCCTACACAAAAACGTCAGCATTGGGCGGTCGCTTTTTAACAGATAATGAATTGAAACGAGAGTTTTTTCGTTAG